In one Candidatus Eremiobacterota bacterium genomic region, the following are encoded:
- a CDS encoding DNA translocase FtsK — protein MAQGTAGGKSKSGNGRTGAAPRTRKQKTSQAKQEKPRKEFPWHEILGIFFIAAGFFLMYCTINPVLSGNIGYKLGSAINGLMGWAGFSVPFLVIIIGARFIYPFRMRVLVLTSLLVLVCVWSAEVMRNLMRGSGSIWGRTLKDLMVKNVGIIGTYIIMDVVCMASLLLFVGLSVRDIIDLLIKLGKALAKALGFLWKIIAAAATALGRGAGTLLKTLKWGDRTPRDGKEIVEDLRAAAQVSLSMNLQGTSVSGGEEESGDYEDEEDYDDEEDEKLEEDQTPEDTAPPKVKKGKARKTEADEAGEYAYKIPPLTMLEDVDSPRSKKSPRDYSRILVDTLASFGVQASVINIERGPSVTRYELQPGPGVKVNKFTSLQNDIALVLAAQIRIEAPVPGKSCVGIEVPNERIDMVTVKEMLSAEEFQRRDLILPVALGKDITGKPIIGDLVKMPHLLVAGSTGSGKSVCVNCIIASLLFHAFPTTVQMVMIDPKRVELSIYEGIPHLIDIKATPDKKIITDPKIATLVLQQMTEIMAGRYDEFSKVKARNIFEYNKKAPVPLPYLLVIVDELADLMMVSSQSVEKHICRLAQLGRAAGIHLILATQRPSVDVITGLIKVNVPSRIAFAVTSQVDSRTILDRVGAEKLLGKGDMLYLPSDAAAPKRVQGAYISSEDIEAIVAFWQEQPPPDNLVPISVEPRDIASGGEGGEDDDSEDELYPEALRIILAERHASVSILQRKLKIGYARAGRLIDLMERKGIVGPADGSKARKIIVGTTDAAQN, from the coding sequence ATGGCACAGGGTACAGCAGGCGGCAAATCAAAGAGCGGCAACGGCAGGACGGGAGCGGCGCCAAGGACCCGGAAGCAGAAGACGTCCCAGGCGAAGCAGGAAAAGCCGCGCAAGGAGTTCCCATGGCACGAAATCCTGGGGATTTTCTTCATCGCTGCGGGATTTTTCCTGATGTACTGCACCATCAACCCGGTGCTCTCGGGGAATATAGGCTACAAACTGGGCTCGGCCATCAACGGGCTCATGGGATGGGCCGGCTTCAGCGTGCCTTTCCTGGTTATAATCATCGGTGCCAGGTTCATCTACCCCTTCAGGATGCGGGTACTGGTTCTCACTTCACTGCTCGTGCTGGTCTGTGTATGGAGCGCCGAGGTGATGAGAAACCTCATGAGAGGAAGCGGCAGTATCTGGGGCAGGACCCTCAAGGACCTCATGGTGAAAAATGTCGGCATAATCGGGACCTATATTATCATGGACGTAGTATGCATGGCATCGCTCCTCCTTTTCGTGGGCCTCTCCGTAAGGGACATCATAGATCTTCTCATAAAGCTTGGGAAAGCTCTCGCCAAGGCGCTGGGCTTCCTCTGGAAGATCATCGCTGCCGCTGCCACGGCCCTTGGCAGGGGTGCCGGCACCCTCCTTAAGACTTTGAAGTGGGGTGACAGGACACCCCGCGACGGGAAAGAGATAGTGGAAGACCTCAGGGCTGCCGCGCAGGTCTCTTTATCGATGAACCTCCAGGGGACCAGCGTCTCCGGCGGCGAAGAGGAAAGCGGCGACTATGAAGATGAAGAAGACTATGACGATGAGGAAGATGAAAAGCTCGAAGAAGATCAGACCCCTGAGGATACGGCTCCGCCGAAAGTGAAAAAGGGGAAGGCCAGAAAGACAGAGGCTGATGAGGCAGGGGAGTATGCTTACAAGATCCCCCCCCTCACGATGCTTGAAGACGTGGACAGCCCGAGATCGAAGAAGAGCCCCCGCGATTATTCCAGGATCCTTGTGGACACCCTGGCGAGCTTCGGCGTGCAGGCATCGGTCATCAACATCGAAAGAGGGCCCTCGGTGACCCGCTATGAGCTCCAGCCTGGCCCGGGAGTGAAGGTGAACAAGTTCACGAGCCTGCAGAACGACATTGCCCTTGTGCTGGCGGCGCAGATAAGGATAGAAGCTCCTGTCCCCGGCAAATCCTGCGTGGGCATAGAGGTACCCAACGAGCGCATCGACATGGTCACTGTCAAGGAGATGCTCTCGGCAGAAGAGTTCCAGCGCAGGGATCTCATCCTTCCCGTGGCCCTCGGGAAGGATATTACGGGCAAGCCCATCATAGGAGACCTGGTGAAGATGCCTCACCTCCTTGTGGCGGGCTCCACCGGCTCAGGAAAAAGTGTCTGCGTGAACTGCATCATAGCGAGCCTCCTCTTTCACGCTTTTCCCACGACGGTGCAGATGGTGATGATTGATCCCAAGCGTGTCGAGCTCTCGATATACGAGGGCATTCCCCACCTTATCGATATCAAGGCCACTCCCGACAAGAAAATCATCACCGATCCCAAGATAGCCACCCTTGTGCTGCAGCAGATGACGGAAATCATGGCGGGCCGCTATGATGAGTTCAGCAAGGTAAAGGCGAGGAATATTTTTGAATACAATAAAAAGGCTCCAGTGCCTCTCCCTTACCTTCTTGTCATAGTCGATGAGCTTGCCGATCTCATGATGGTCTCCTCCCAGTCCGTGGAGAAGCACATCTGCCGCCTTGCGCAGCTGGGGAGGGCCGCCGGCATCCACCTCATTCTCGCCACGCAGCGCCCCTCCGTGGACGTCATTACAGGCCTCATCAAGGTGAATGTCCCGTCCAGGATTGCCTTTGCCGTCACCTCGCAGGTCGATTCCAGGACAATCCTCGACAGGGTCGGGGCGGAAAAGCTGCTGGGCAAGGGCGATATGCTTTATCTTCCCAGCGATGCCGCCGCCCCGAAAAGGGTCCAGGGCGCCTACATAAGCAGCGAGGATATAGAAGCCATAGTGGCATTCTGGCAGGAGCAGCCTCCCCCTGATAACCTCGTGCCTATCTCCGTTGAGCCCAGGGACATCGCCTCGGGCGGTGAAGGCGGCGAAGACGATGACAGCGAGGATGAGCTTTACCCGGAAGCCCTCAGGATCATCCTTGCCGAGCGCCACGCATCGGTCTCGATCCTGCAGAGAAAGCTCAAGATTGGCTATGCCCGCGCCGGTCGCCTCATTGACCTGATGGAGCGCAAGGGCATCGTGGGCCCTGCCGACGGCAGCAAGGCCCGCAAAATCATTGTCGGCACCACCGATGCCGCGCAGAATTGA
- a CDS encoding NupC/NupG family nucleoside CNT transporter, producing the protein MADSPLGQLVSLLGIVVTVGIAVLLSRDRRKIRWQIIASGLGLQFLFALIVLKTAPGQIFFSIINTFVVKLLDFTTKGSSFLFGGLVTDTKSFGFIFAFQVLPTIIFFSSFMNILYYLGIMQKIVQLVAKGIIKIMGTSGAETLCGSANIFVGQTEAPLFIRPYLESMTKSELLAVMTGGFATIAAGVMAAYVGMLNSMFPDAAGHLLAASVMSAPAALMMAKIIMPETEQPETMGTVKMDLPKNDANVIDAAANGASTGLQLALNVGGMLLAFIALIALLNYCLEWTGNLFGMLFHTTVTLNFETVFGTLFSPVAWVLGVPWKDCPVVGNLLAKVLVINEFVAYSDLSAILRDNVVNLSPRSVVIATYALCGFANFSSIAIQIGGIGVLAPSRRSDLARIGVFALIAGTLANYQTAAIAGLLVPTTTIIHPPKADTLNSLKDRGKVVRRGEFPTRDDAFRRFMGSTPVRERPCGES; encoded by the coding sequence ATGGCAGATTCTCCTCTCGGGCAGCTGGTGAGCCTTTTAGGGATCGTGGTGACAGTGGGCATTGCGGTCCTTCTCTCAAGGGACCGCAGGAAGATACGGTGGCAGATAATCGCGAGCGGCCTGGGACTCCAGTTCCTCTTCGCCCTCATAGTGCTGAAGACGGCGCCGGGCCAGATCTTTTTCTCCATTATCAATACCTTTGTGGTGAAGCTCCTGGATTTTACCACGAAAGGCTCCTCATTTCTCTTCGGCGGCCTTGTGACTGACACTAAGAGCTTCGGCTTCATCTTCGCCTTCCAGGTCCTTCCCACGATAATCTTCTTCTCGTCATTCATGAACATTCTCTATTACCTGGGCATCATGCAGAAGATAGTGCAGCTTGTTGCCAAGGGGATCATAAAGATAATGGGCACGAGCGGCGCCGAGACCCTTTGCGGCTCGGCGAACATCTTCGTGGGCCAGACGGAGGCGCCCCTCTTCATACGGCCTTACCTGGAGTCCATGACAAAGTCGGAGCTCCTGGCCGTCATGACGGGAGGATTTGCCACCATTGCCGCAGGCGTGATGGCCGCTTACGTGGGGATGCTCAATTCAATGTTTCCCGACGCTGCGGGGCACCTCCTGGCGGCAAGCGTCATGTCGGCACCGGCAGCGCTGATGATGGCCAAGATAATCATGCCTGAGACTGAGCAGCCTGAGACCATGGGCACGGTGAAGATGGATCTTCCAAAAAATGACGCCAATGTAATTGATGCCGCTGCCAACGGCGCCTCAACAGGCCTTCAGCTTGCCCTGAACGTAGGCGGCATGCTCCTTGCCTTCATCGCCCTCATTGCTCTCCTCAACTACTGCCTCGAATGGACGGGAAACCTTTTCGGCATGCTTTTCCATACCACCGTTACCCTCAACTTTGAGACAGTCTTCGGGACCCTCTTCTCGCCTGTGGCGTGGGTGCTGGGAGTGCCCTGGAAAGACTGCCCGGTAGTCGGGAACCTTCTGGCGAAAGTGCTGGTCATCAACGAGTTCGTGGCTTACAGCGACCTCTCGGCGATTCTGAGGGACAATGTGGTGAACCTGTCGCCGCGCTCGGTGGTGATTGCCACCTATGCCCTCTGCGGATTCGCCAATTTCTCTTCCATCGCGATCCAGATCGGCGGCATAGGGGTCCTTGCCCCGTCACGCCGTTCCGATCTTGCCAGGATAGGAGTCTTTGCCCTCATCGCAGGCACTCTGGCCAACTACCAGACTGCGGCCATCGCGGGGCTTCTTGTTCCCACGACGACCATCATCCATCCCCCCAAGGCCGATACCCTCAATTCCCTGAAGGACAGGGGAAAAGTGGTGCGGCGCGGGGAGTTTCCCACGAGAGACGATGCCTTCAGGCGATTCATGGGAAGCACGCCGGTAAGGGAAAGACCCTGCGGGGAAAGTTGA
- a CDS encoding DUF4350 domain-containing protein: MMNKGRILSLVCAITAIVLLLLLGGKQGDGTVPVNNSVHSTSRWGGKVYYLLLEKLGCRPSIAEVKLSCLGMEAGTVIILSPLTPYDSDELIWLRSFVHRGGVLLVADIENNDVFRIFGFTVKATGDLASPEEVAPVPSASTAGVAKAMVKTGIRLTSEDKGAFEPLLADGRGTIMAMKSYGSGKVIATTAPEIFSNEMIRRADNAILSVHCLRTAPPGKALFFDEYHHGFSDEKSFLSIIPLSVKLLLLQVIILILMLLYSVSRRCSAPVPLSAEAGRGSFEYVATMAGIYQKAQARHSVLSMLVRNFRRTMARLLGISPESPDEVLAERMAERLQADQGKIGAVLAECQTRLKGKALDEKTLLGLAKKLAAAGKEE; the protein is encoded by the coding sequence ATGATGAACAAGGGCAGGATTCTCTCCCTGGTATGCGCCATTACAGCCATTGTGCTGCTCCTCCTGCTGGGCGGGAAGCAGGGCGACGGCACAGTCCCGGTAAATAACTCCGTGCACAGCACCTCCCGGTGGGGCGGCAAGGTTTATTATCTTCTCCTTGAGAAGCTGGGGTGCAGGCCTTCAATTGCGGAGGTGAAGCTCTCCTGCCTCGGGATGGAAGCCGGCACGGTGATAATCCTCTCTCCCCTTACCCCTTATGACAGCGATGAGCTCATATGGCTTCGCTCATTCGTTCACCGTGGAGGGGTGCTCCTTGTCGCTGACATAGAGAACAACGATGTATTCAGGATTTTCGGCTTCACGGTGAAGGCCACGGGCGACCTTGCATCGCCAGAGGAGGTCGCACCCGTTCCCTCTGCCTCCACTGCCGGAGTGGCAAAGGCCATGGTAAAGACAGGCATACGACTCACGAGCGAGGATAAAGGGGCCTTCGAGCCTCTTCTCGCCGACGGGAGGGGCACCATCATGGCCATGAAATCTTACGGCTCAGGCAAGGTGATTGCCACGACCGCTCCAGAGATATTTTCCAATGAGATGATAAGAAGAGCCGACAACGCCATCCTCTCGGTGCATTGCCTCAGGACTGCCCCCCCGGGGAAGGCTCTCTTCTTTGACGAATACCACCACGGCTTTTCAGATGAGAAGTCCTTCCTCTCAATTATCCCGCTCTCAGTGAAACTGCTCCTCCTCCAGGTGATCATTCTTATCCTGATGCTCCTTTACAGCGTGAGCAGGAGGTGCTCGGCGCCGGTGCCTCTTTCCGCAGAAGCCGGCCGGGGCTCTTTTGAATATGTCGCCACCATGGCCGGCATTTATCAGAAAGCTCAGGCCCGCCATTCTGTGCTTTCCATGCTTGTGAGAAACTTCAGGAGGACCATGGCGAGGCTTCTCGGAATATCGCCAGAATCACCTGATGAAGTGCTGGCAGAGCGAATGGCAGAGAGGTTACAGGCCGATCAAGGGAAAATCGGTGCGGTTCTTGCAGAATGCCAGACGAGGCTGAAGGGAAAGGCACTCGATGAAAAGACCCTTCTTGGCCTTGCGAAAAAACTTGCCGCGGCAGGAAAGGAAGAGTGA
- a CDS encoding MoxR family ATPase: MTHEELGRLYETLQKEMKKVIVGQDRVIEELAVCFFSGGHALLEGVPGTAKTLLSRTLSWLLKGQFSRIQFTPDLMPSDVVGTHIFDMKTQEFKLQKGPVFTNFLLADEINRTPPKTQSALLEAMEERQATIEGETIKLPEPFMVCATENPLEFEGTYPLPEAQLDRFMMKILISYPSFDEEREVIRKHHEGFDARDLARAGINPLGREAFDGAGELIRRVSVTEPLIDYVTELVRATRKSSQLSMGASPRGSVQLLLSSKTLAALKGRDYVIPDDVKALVCPVLRHRVMVKAEAEIDGITADSVLKGIVAQVNVPR; encoded by the coding sequence ATGACGCACGAAGAGCTCGGGCGTCTCTATGAGACGCTGCAGAAAGAGATGAAAAAGGTGATTGTCGGACAGGACAGGGTGATCGAGGAGCTTGCGGTGTGCTTTTTCTCAGGAGGCCATGCGCTGCTGGAGGGAGTGCCGGGAACGGCCAAGACCCTTCTCTCCAGGACGCTCTCCTGGCTTCTCAAGGGGCAGTTCAGCAGGATCCAGTTCACCCCTGATCTCATGCCCTCCGATGTGGTGGGAACCCACATATTCGACATGAAAACCCAGGAGTTCAAGCTCCAGAAAGGCCCTGTATTTACCAACTTCCTGCTGGCCGATGAGATTAACAGGACTCCTCCCAAGACCCAGTCGGCGCTGCTGGAAGCCATGGAGGAGAGACAGGCCACCATTGAGGGCGAGACCATAAAGCTCCCGGAGCCCTTCATGGTGTGTGCCACTGAGAATCCCCTTGAGTTCGAAGGCACATACCCCCTCCCCGAGGCACAGCTTGACCGCTTCATGATGAAGATCCTCATCTCCTATCCCTCCTTTGACGAGGAGCGCGAGGTGATCAGGAAGCACCATGAGGGATTCGACGCAAGGGATCTTGCCCGTGCCGGCATCAATCCCCTCGGGCGGGAGGCCTTCGACGGGGCGGGGGAGCTGATCAGGAGAGTTTCAGTCACCGAGCCTCTGATTGATTATGTCACGGAACTGGTGCGTGCCACGAGGAAAAGCTCCCAGCTCTCCATGGGTGCAAGCCCTCGCGGGAGCGTCCAGCTCCTCCTCTCCTCCAAGACCCTGGCGGCTTTGAAGGGAAGGGATTATGTGATCCCTGATGATGTCAAGGCCCTGGTCTGTCCGGTGCTCCGCCACAGGGTCATGGTAAAGGCCGAGGCTGAAATTGACGGCATCACCGCCGACAGCGTCCTCAAGGGCATCGTGGCACAGGTGAATGTGCCGCGATAG